The sequence TTAACCAATACCCAAGGAAATCTTGGTTTCCAGGGAATGGAAATCAAGTTGGAGAATGTTGCTACTAACTATGGCAAAATCCCGGTGGTAGCTCAAGGGATTATCGACAGAAACACTGGCTTTAAGTTGGCGGGGCGTGTGAATGGGGTGAGTGTACCTGCGGCGTTGGAGACTCTCAAGGTAAGTTTACCTGTACCCACGACTGGGGAGGTGAAAGCTGATTTACAGATTGTCGGCCCTATAGCTAAACCAACGCTGTCAGGTTCGGTGACGACTATTAAAACTGCTCAGATTGACAAGGTTGATTTTAAAAGCGTCAGTAGCAAGTTTGAGTTGTCTACGAGTAATTCTTTAATTACCTTCAAAGATATTCAAGGCACACCCACAGTCGGCGGTGAGGTGGTGGGTGGTGGGACAATTAAATTGGATAAGTCTGCTCAATTAAATTTTAATGTCAGGGCGAATAATGTTCCTGGGGATGCGATCGCCCAAATTTATAATCCCACATCCACAATTAGAGTTGGTACTGTCTCTGCTCAAGGGCAAATCGCGGGCGCTCCTGGAGACATTCAAACGGTGGTGCAATGGCAAGCACCAGGAGCATTATACCCAGCTAAGGGGACAGTGGCGATCGCTCCTGACCGCTCTTTGACTTTCCGCGATGTGGCGCTGAATGTCGCTGGCGGTGTGGTGCGAGGTTCTGGTACTTATACTAATCAAGGTTGGCAAGCTGTAGCTCAAGCGGCTGGTGTGCAGTTGGCGCCTTTTGTTGACAAAAATAAACTGCAAAATGTGTCTTTGGCGGGGGCAGAATTTAATGGTCGCCTACTTTTGTCTGGGACTACGGCCCCTTTTAAATTAGCTAATATTCGCACTGAAGGGGCAGCTGTGCAAATTGCCGGCGGGACGGTAGGAGTTTCTAATCTGCAATTGCAAGACCAAAGCTTTGCAGCGCAGTTAGTCGCTAATGATGTCCGGTTGGGGCGGATCTTGTCTAAGTCGCCGGCGATTTTGAATCAGCCATTATCGGGGACGTTCCAAATCGCAGGTAACAGAGATAATTTCAGCTTGAAAACTCTCCGTGGTACTGGTGAGGGGCGGTTAGCGATTGGTAATGGGAGAATTACTGCAAGTAATATTCAATTAGTTGATGGTCGTTATCGAGCACAAGTCCAAGCTAGTAATGTCCCCTTGGGGCAATTGGCAGCAGTACCCCCACAATTTCGTGGTGCTTTAGCTGGTAATTTTGATGTGGCGGGTTCGGCGGAATCCTTTCAACCAGAGACGATCCAAGCTACCGGTGCAGCGCGATTGAATGTGGCAGGTGGTGCGATCGCTGCCTCGAATATCCAACTGGCTAATGGTCGTTATCAAGCTGTCGTTGATGCGAGTGGTGTGCAATTAAATCGCCTGAATCCACAATTGCGGGGCGCTTTCGCTGGGAAGCTGCAGGTAGCTGGTAATGTGGCGAGTGCGAAGTTAGCAGATGTGCGCGCTGCTGGTCAGGTGCAGTTTTCTCAAGGGATAGCGGCGATTGAGCAGCCCCTGACTGCAGCGATCGCCTGGAATGGTGAAAAGTTGATTGTAGAGCGGGCGACTGGCAATAATTTAAACGCGAGTGGTGAAATTGCTGTGAATGCCCAGCAAGCAGGTGTACCACAAATTACGGGTTTAAATCTCAACGTCCAAGCCCAAGGTTACAGTCTGCAACAATTGCCCATAAAACTGCCGAATAATATCAAGATCGCGGGTAAGGCTGATTTTGATGGTCAAATTTCTGGTCAACTGCCTGTACCCAATATACAAGGGCAACTGAGGTTACGGGATTTAACTGTGAAGGATTTTGCCTTTGAACCAGTCCTCAGTGGAAATATCCAGGCAGTGCAGGGTAAGGGTGTTAATTTAAACTTGGCAGGAAATAGCGATCGCCTGGTGGTAAATTTAGACGCCAATAATCGCCCCCAATCCTTCCTGGCCAAATGGCAACAAGCTACAGCCGTTGGTCAAGCCCAAGGTGATAACTTGGCAATGAGTTTAAAAAACTTCCCCATAAAAGTATTAAATTTAACTTTGCCTGCGAATACGCGCCTGGGTAGTGGGGCGTTAGCTGGAGACTTAACCGGGAATTTGCAAGTTAACCAAAAAACATTCGCCGCAGCGGGAGAATTAGCGATCGCTCAACCAGAAATTGGTCGGATAAAAGGCGATCGGTTAGCAGCGCAATTCCGATACCGCGATGGTGTCGTCACCCTCGCCAATAGCGAATTTATCAAAAATCAAAGTCGCTACGCTTTTACAGGCGAAGCTCGGTTATTTGCTCAACAGCCGCAACTACAAGGCAAACTTAGCGTCACCCAAGGGCAAATTCAAGATGTCTTGACAACATTACAAATATTTGAATTACGAGATACCCAACAGGGATTGACAGCGCCAACCTATGGTAGAGCCGCAGATTTAACCACTAATCCGCAAGGTTTAGCAAATGAATCTTCTTTATTAACCCAAGTCGAGCGCTTTTATCAAATTGATACACTCATAACCGCACAAGAACAACAGCGGCGCGAATCCAATCCAGTTCCAGAGTTAGTAGACCTACAAGGCACTTTTAACGGTGAAGTAGCATTAAATACTGCGACACCTGAAGGATTGGCGGTGAATTTTAAATTAAATGGTCAAAATTGGCGTTGGGGTAAAGAGCAAGAAAAAAATGAACCCGGACGTTTTTATCAAGCCAATCAAGTTATTGCTGAAGGTAGTTTTTCTAAAGGTGTTTTACAGTTACTACCTTTACGAATTGAGACACCAACAAGCTTAATTGCTTTCCAAGGTAACGTTGGTAGTGGTGAGCAAAACGGAAATTTACAAGTTGTAAATTTCCCCATTGAAGCATTGAATAACTTTGTGAAATTACCAGTTTATGTCACAGGTAATGTCAACGGAAAAGCCGCTTTAGCAGGTAGCATCGACAATCCCAGAGCCAAGGGAGAATTGCAAATCACAGACGGTACAATTAATCGCAAAAAATTAGAATCAGCTAACGCCTCTTTTAGTTATGACAATCGACGTTTAAATTTTAGTAGTCAAGTCACAGCCGCAGGGCCAGAACCTGTGAATATTACTGGTAGCGTGGCTATTGGGACAGAGACAGCAAACAAAGAACCAATTAACCTTGATATCAAAGTAAAAAATGAGGGATTAGCACTATTAAATCTGTTGACTAATCAAGTAGCCTTTGAAGAGGGAGAAGGTGAAGTTGATCTGAAGGTGCAGGGGACATTAGAGAAGCCATTGTTGGTGGGAACTGCTAGTGTCAATAATGCCACCTTTGCAGCTCAGGCTTTACCAGGAAAGCTCAGAGAAGTTACAGGTAAAGTGCAGTTTAATAAAAACCGCATTTCAGTAGTAGAAAAACTTGCAGGTAAATTTAGCAGAGGTAAGGTAGAAGTAGCGGGAGAAATTCCGATATTTAACGATGAAAATGAAGAGGAGAATATTAATATTCCCTTGACTGTAAATCTTGAACAACTAGCGTTGAACCTCAAGGGACTTTATCAAGGTGGTGCAGGTGGTAATTTACAAATTACTGGTAGCGCTCTTAATCCGATTATTGGTGGTCAGGTAAATTTATTTGATGGACAGGTATTGCTAGCAGAATCTACTAACACTAATCAAACTGCTAATGACAACTTGAACTTATCTTTTCTCAAAGCAGATAAGCAAAATAAAGCCGATGTGAGCAGTGCGGTGGGTAGGTTTAATGATTTGAAGTTAGTGCTAGATAAAAATGTGCAAATTACTCGTCCACCTATTCTTAGTTTCGTCGCTACTGGTGGCCTGACTGTGAATGGTTCTTTTACTAATCCCATCCCTGAAGGCGAAATTAGGCTCACAAAAGGTGGTGTAAATTTATTTACTACGCAATTTAATCTTGCTAGTGGTTATACGCATACTGCGACCTTTAGACCTAGCCAACCGCGCGACCCTGACTTGCATATTCGACTATTTGCTAAGGTGCTAGATGGAATTCAAACCAATGATATCAACAGGTTAAATACTACCGGATTAGCGGGGTTAGAGACTATTCGCGTTGAGGCCACCATCCAAGGATTAGCCAGCAAACTCAACGAAAATCTGGAACTAAAAAGCAGTCCAGCGCGGGGTGAAACCGAAATAATTGCTTTGCTGGGAGGTGGGTTTGTGGGGACTCAGGGACGGGGTGACAGTACTTTAGGATTGATTAACATCGCCGGTTCTGCAGTATTCAACAATTTTCAAGGAGCTTTTAACCAGATTGGTGATGCTTTTGGGTTGAGTGAATTGCGTTTATTTCCGACTGTAATTTCTGAGAAACCTGAAGCCGGTAGGAGCAATTCGAGTTTAGAATTAGCTGTGGAAGCAGGAGTTGATATTTCTAATAAGTTTTCTGTTTCTGGTATCAAAATTTTAACTACAAATGACCCTTTTCAATGGGGTATTAATTACCGCATTAACGATAAATTTCGTGTGCGTGCTTCCACCAATTTAGATGATGATAGTCGCGCTGTGATTGAGTATGAGAATCGGTTTTAGGAGTTAGGAGGGAAGTTTTATAGGTAGGGTAATAATGAATTCAGTACCCTGGTTTAACACTGAATTAACTCTAATTGTACCTGCATGTTTTTCTTCGACGATTTGACGAGCGATCGCTAATCCTAATCCTGTACCTTTCCCTACCTCTTTAGTAGTAAACAGGTGGTCAAATATCTTGGCTTTGATATCCTCAGATATTCCCAAGCCGTTATCAACAATCTTGATTTGTATTCGTTCGTCTTTTACTAAAATTTGGATGATAATCCTGTGGTGTTTATCTTTATTTTCGGCGAAACTCCGTCCGTTACTTGATTCATCCAGAGCATCAATAGCATTGGCTAAAATGTTCATAAATACCTGGTTAATTTGACCAGGAAAACATTCAATCAAAGGTAAATCTCCATACTCAGTTATCACCTCAATTTCTGGACGTTGTGCGTTGGCTTTGAGGCGGTGTTTGAGAATTAAGATAGTACTATTAATACCTTCATGGATATTAAATGGCACTTTATAATCTTTATCTGCACGAGAAAATATGCGAAGACTAGTGCTAATTGTTTTTAACCTATCGCTGGCCATTACCATCGAATCAATTATCTTCGGTAAATCTTCTAAGCTATACTCTAAGTCAATAGCTTCAGCATGATTGAGAATTTCTTCACCAGGATTAGGTAGACTATCTTGATATAGTTTCAAGTGTGCAGAAATATCAGCAACAGTCGGTTTAAGATGTTTAAGACTAGCAGCAATAAAGCTCAAAGGATTATTCATTTCATGGGCTACCCCAGCAACTAAATTACCCAGTGCTGACATTTTTTCACTTTGGATAATTTTTAATTGTGCATGTTGTAAATCTTGTAAAGCTTGTTCTAATTCTTGTGAACGTTGGCTGAGTTGATATTCTGATTGATTGCGAGCAATCCAAATACCAATTTCGCTAGCAACTGCTGCTAGCGCGTCTAAGGAGTCGCTTGTTAAACGCTGTCGAGAAAACATGGCGACTACCCCTAGCAATTGATTATTAAACATTAATGGATAGCCTGCAAATGCTCGCATTCCTTCGCGTTTCGCCCATTCTTTGTCACCAACACGCGGATCGTTCATGACATCATTGGTTAAATGTGGAAGACATTGTTCAGCAATTAAACCAATCTTAAATTTACCGATGGGGACTCGACTATGGGGCCCATCAATATGTGTATATAACCCTGCGCTAGCTTGCAATTCAAGCATATTTTCTGCAGGATTAACTGTCCAAATTCGTGCAAAAGCAGCATCAAGATGTTTCATAATTATTTCTGTGCAAGTTTGTAACATCTCTCGCAGAGTCGCGCTCCGAATTAATGAAGAATCAATTTCTCCTCGAAATGATAAAATTTTTGTCTTTATCTCTAAAATTTTAAATCTCTCTTTTTCAAGTTGATAAAGTCTAGCATTTTCTAGAGAAGTCGCAGCTTGGGCACATAAAAAATTCGTCACCAACAGCTGATTACAAGTAAATACCTCACTTGTGAGTTGATTTTCCAGGTAAAGAATACCTACCAAATGTCCTTGATTAATAATAGGAGTACACAATACACTCTGGGGTTGATACTTTAACATATATTGCCCAATTACCCCAGGAATATCGGTTTTGCAATTATTGATTACAACTGTTTGTTGAGTGTTTTTAACGTAATAGATCAGTTTTACAGGAACGTCTTCACAATTATCTAACGATTGTGAGTTGAGAGTAGTTTGGATTTTATCTTGATCAAGTTTAGCAATTGCTCTCACTTGCCAAGTATCATCTTGGGAAAGGATAAGTACAGATTTTTCCGCACCAGAGTTTTCTAAAATAATCTCAGTAAGGCGGGTAATTAGTTCATCTAATTCTAGAGAAATAGAAATGACTTGAGCCGCTTTCATAACAGAAGTAAAATCAATAAGTTCGGAAATATTGCTGCTTCTAGTACTAGAATTAATAGTAGATGTGGAAGTCGTACGTATTGCAATAGTTTCCTGGGGATTGAGATTGATTCGTTGCTGTTGAAGAATGGGTTGGAGTTGTTGGGGATAACATTTCTCTAAGTCATTAATTTTAGCTTTAGCACCCCACCGAGCATAGGAGTAATAAGCTTCTTGCAGATATACTTGGGCTATTTTTTCTTTACCCCAGTTGAGGTAAAATTTAGCGGCGAGTTCATTAGCTAAACCCAGTTCTGGGATATAACTATTAATTTTAGCCAGGTAAATAGCGCGATCGTAATTATCAATTGCTGCTAAAGTTTGGCCCTGAATGCGATCTATTTCGGCTTGCACTAATAGATATTTATGTAGAAAATTTTCCGGACAATTATCTGCCCAAATTTTAAGTTTTGCTTGATGAAACTCTATCTGTTGCCAATCAATTTCTAAACCGCAATTTAATCCTATCAGCAAGCTATAAAAATAATAATCCGAGTAAGTCGTAAAGCCCACAATACTATTGAGGATAGGTTCTACTGCTAGTTTAGCTTTTAATCCTGGAATAAAGTCCTGATAGACGCAAGATAACTGCATTTGGTAAATATAATAAACACTCAATGCCAAGAATGTCTGAGAGACTTGACAAGCGGCAATGAATTGATAATTACTAATAGATAATGTTTGTTTATTTTCAGATTGTTCGGTAGTCGATGAGAGGGCTGAAATGAATAATTGTACCCCGGTGAGGGTCTGGATTAATAGTTGGTTTTGAGTTTTTTTTGCAAATGGTAAATAGGTTTGAATATCTGCCCAAATCTGATTAAGACATACCCCTTGAAACACTTGATTACAAACATAACCTAACAAGTTATATGCAGCAAATTGTAGTTCTCCTCCAGCTAAACCGACTTCATAACCTTCTGCATTCATCGCTACAGCATCAGCAATAGGTTTACACCAAACAGATATAAAACTACCCAGCAACATACTAGCTTGAGATTTCTGACCCAAGTGATTGAATTTTTGACTGAGGTTGAATGCTAGCAGTCCAAATTCATATCCAGATTTGTAATCTCCTAACAGCGAGCCTATGATAAAACCGTAGTTTGCATAAGCTTTAGCGGACACGGGCACATTACCATATTTCATCGACAGATGAGCAGCTTTGATACTCACAAAAACATATAAATCTATATCGGATGTAATGTATGTGGGTGGGTCAAGACTGATTAATAATTGTATAGTTATTCGCTGTTCTAGTGCGTCTATTTCTGACAGTTCCAGTAAGGAAGATATGGAGTGTTCTGTTAAATGTTGTTTAATATCTGCAAATTCTTGAGCAATAGCATCTTTGAGTGTTTCTCGATGAATATTAATTCCTAACAAAGCTAGTGCATTCAGCCCCGTCTGAATTGCTGTATTATATTTACCTATGGTGGAATATTGGATTATTAAAAGATAATATAATTCTACTTTTTCTAATGTAGATTTAGTTTTAGTCAAGGCTAGATCAATTAAAGCTTTTGATTGTTCAAAATCGCCGTTGAGATACTCCACTTCCGCACGTTCTCGATGCAAGGTAAACATCAAATCGTAGTTTTGTTCCCAACCATTTTTTGTTAATAATTGCACTCCCATTGCTAAGTAATGACTAGCATCCGTATATGCTGTTGATAGTTTTGCTTTACGTCCGGCTTGGAGATTGAGTTCAACTAATTGCTGGCGATCGCCTAATTTTTTGATCAATTCATGTCCCATATTTAATTGACCGACAATATCAAAGAGTTTTTCATCCTGTTGTTGAATTGGGGTTTTCTGTAATAACAGTTGACCAATTTTCAAATGATTTATTTGTGTTTGTTCATTGGTAACTAGTGAATAGGCGGCTTGCTGTATTCGGTCATGAAGAAATTTGTATTTAACTAATTGTTTATTTTTATCTTTATGTGTCAGGGTTAATTCTGCTGCTTGCTCTCCCTGATAAAATTTATAAACATCAGTAATTGGTAAAATTAATTCTTCTTGTAAGGCTTTCCACAAATCAGATGCTGTCTCAATTGCCGATTTTTCTGCAACAATTGTTAAAGTTGCTAAATCAAATTGATTGCCAATACAAGCAGCTAACTGTAATAAATTTTGGGTTGATTGTGGCAATCTGCGTAATTGCAGCGCCATAAAGTCTACAATATCATCTGTAACTGTTTGTTGATTCACTTGTACAGAGTCACATTGCCAACACCCTAACTTGGAATCAAATTGAATCAGTTGATCTTGATATAATGCTTTGAGAAGCTGAGTAGCGAAAAAGGGATTACCTTGAGTTTTTCGAGATACTAATAGAGAAAGCGGTAAGGCTAATTTTTCAGTACATTTGAGTGTGTCAGCGATTAACTGATTGACTTGCTCTTGGTTTAATGGTGCTAAAGTAATCGTATTAATCTTTCCTTGTGCTTTTTTAATTTCACCTAAAGCCAACATTAAAGGATGGGCTGGACTGACTTCGTTATTACGGTATGCACCAATTAAAAAAAGATATTTGGTATCACGCATTAATAGTTGCAGTAACTTCAGTGATGCTGAATCTGCCCATTGTAAGTCGTCTAAAAATATTACTAATGGATGTTCTTGATTAGTAAAAACTTGGGTGAACTTTTGAAATACTAAATTAAATCTATTTTGGTCTGCAGTTACTGATAATTTTGGTGCTGGTGCTTGTTGACCAATAATTCTTTCTAGTTCGGGGATAACTTCAATAATTATTTGTCCATTTTCCCCGACAGCTTCTAAAATAGAATTTTTCCATTTTTGGATTTGTGCATCACTTTCTGTTAACAATTGCCCCATTAAATCGCGGTAAGCTTGTACAAAAGCAAAAAAGGGAATATTCCGCTGGAATTGGTCATATTTACCTTTGATAAAATAACCGCGTTGTCTGACAATTGGTTTATGAATTTCTTTGACAACTGCAGTTTTGCCAATTCCAGAAAAGCCCGCTACTAACATCATTTCTGTTGTACCTTTGCTGACTCTGGCGAATGCTTGGAGTAGAGTGTCAATTTCTGTTTCTCGTCCATAAAGTTTGTCAGGA is a genomic window of Fortiea contorta PCC 7126 containing:
- a CDS encoding translocation/assembly module TamB domain-containing protein → MIESPNQDKRSNPPLYKRLWLLLFSRGGLVLGGVLLLGGFLGVWRLWTFVQKDLAPLAQKNLTSTLNRPVTLGKVTDFSLTGVRFGASAIPATATDPDRVAIESVEVGFDPSQLIFNRRLKLDVTLVNPEIYLEKDDQGRWVSTTIAPAGKDGPIKTDLDKLRLRNAKLVLVPQPEVGENQQVKSPPSAVAFSQLNGTAELRDNNQLVRFDVGGRADNSGGNVAVRGEAVLKTQAANLQIRGQDLLAADITSLIKLPLNLPTGRVNGDLQVQLIPQQQPLLYGNASLQGATLQIPLAPQLLTNTQGNLGFQGMEIKLENVATNYGKIPVVAQGIIDRNTGFKLAGRVNGVSVPAALETLKVSLPVPTTGEVKADLQIVGPIAKPTLSGSVTTIKTAQIDKVDFKSVSSKFELSTSNSLITFKDIQGTPTVGGEVVGGGTIKLDKSAQLNFNVRANNVPGDAIAQIYNPTSTIRVGTVSAQGQIAGAPGDIQTVVQWQAPGALYPAKGTVAIAPDRSLTFRDVALNVAGGVVRGSGTYTNQGWQAVAQAAGVQLAPFVDKNKLQNVSLAGAEFNGRLLLSGTTAPFKLANIRTEGAAVQIAGGTVGVSNLQLQDQSFAAQLVANDVRLGRILSKSPAILNQPLSGTFQIAGNRDNFSLKTLRGTGEGRLAIGNGRITASNIQLVDGRYRAQVQASNVPLGQLAAVPPQFRGALAGNFDVAGSAESFQPETIQATGAARLNVAGGAIAASNIQLANGRYQAVVDASGVQLNRLNPQLRGAFAGKLQVAGNVASAKLADVRAAGQVQFSQGIAAIEQPLTAAIAWNGEKLIVERATGNNLNASGEIAVNAQQAGVPQITGLNLNVQAQGYSLQQLPIKLPNNIKIAGKADFDGQISGQLPVPNIQGQLRLRDLTVKDFAFEPVLSGNIQAVQGKGVNLNLAGNSDRLVVNLDANNRPQSFLAKWQQATAVGQAQGDNLAMSLKNFPIKVLNLTLPANTRLGSGALAGDLTGNLQVNQKTFAAAGELAIAQPEIGRIKGDRLAAQFRYRDGVVTLANSEFIKNQSRYAFTGEARLFAQQPQLQGKLSVTQGQIQDVLTTLQIFELRDTQQGLTAPTYGRAADLTTNPQGLANESSLLTQVERFYQIDTLITAQEQQRRESNPVPELVDLQGTFNGEVALNTATPEGLAVNFKLNGQNWRWGKEQEKNEPGRFYQANQVIAEGSFSKGVLQLLPLRIETPTSLIAFQGNVGSGEQNGNLQVVNFPIEALNNFVKLPVYVTGNVNGKAALAGSIDNPRAKGELQITDGTINRKKLESANASFSYDNRRLNFSSQVTAAGPEPVNITGSVAIGTETANKEPINLDIKVKNEGLALLNLLTNQVAFEEGEGEVDLKVQGTLEKPLLVGTASVNNATFAAQALPGKLREVTGKVQFNKNRISVVEKLAGKFSRGKVEVAGEIPIFNDENEEENINIPLTVNLEQLALNLKGLYQGGAGGNLQITGSALNPIIGGQVNLFDGQVLLAESTNTNQTANDNLNLSFLKADKQNKADVSSAVGRFNDLKLVLDKNVQITRPPILSFVATGGLTVNGSFTNPIPEGEIRLTKGGVNLFTTQFNLASGYTHTATFRPSQPRDPDLHIRLFAKVLDGIQTNDINRLNTTGLAGLETIRVEATIQGLASKLNENLELKSSPARGETEIIALLGGGFVGTQGRGDSTLGLINIAGSAVFNNFQGAFNQIGDAFGLSELRLFPTVISEKPEAGRSNSSLELAVEAGVDISNKFSVSGIKILTTNDPFQWGINYRINDKFRVRASTNLDDDSRAVIEYENRF
- a CDS encoding ATP-binding sensor histidine kinase; translated protein: MVTTLVRISGYQISEELYNGSRAIVYRGYRETDSLPVVIKLLKNPYPSFSELVQFRNQYTIAKNLDSSLIIATYSLEPYENGYLLVMEDFGGISLKEYFLAMETLDLTSLQEFLKIAIALCNILDILYRDRILHKDIKPSNILINPETKQIKLIDFSIASLLPRETQTLINPHVLEGTLSYISPEQTGRMNRGIDYRTDFYSLGVTFYEFLTKKLPFPSNDAMELIHCHIAKLAPLVHIINPEIPPVISSIVNKLMAKNTEDRYQSALGIKFDLEKCLTQLLQTGTIESFPIAQRDVSDRFIIPDKLYGRETEIDTLLQAFARVSKGTTEMMLVAGFSGIGKTAVVKEIHKPIVRQRGYFIKGKYDQFQRNIPFFAFVQAYRDLMGQLLTESDAQIQKWKNSILEAVGENGQIIIEVIPELERIIGQQAPAPKLSVTADQNRFNLVFQKFTQVFTNQEHPLVIFLDDLQWADSASLKLLQLLMRDTKYLFLIGAYRNNEVSPAHPLMLALGEIKKAQGKINTITLAPLNQEQVNQLIADTLKCTEKLALPLSLLVSRKTQGNPFFATQLLKALYQDQLIQFDSKLGCWQCDSVQVNQQTVTDDIVDFMALQLRRLPQSTQNLLQLAACIGNQFDLATLTIVAEKSAIETASDLWKALQEELILPITDVYKFYQGEQAAELTLTHKDKNKQLVKYKFLHDRIQQAAYSLVTNEQTQINHLKIGQLLLQKTPIQQQDEKLFDIVGQLNMGHELIKKLGDRQQLVELNLQAGRKAKLSTAYTDASHYLAMGVQLLTKNGWEQNYDLMFTLHRERAEVEYLNGDFEQSKALIDLALTKTKSTLEKVELYYLLIIQYSTIGKYNTAIQTGLNALALLGINIHRETLKDAIAQEFADIKQHLTEHSISSLLELSEIDALEQRITIQLLISLDPPTYITSDIDLYVFVSIKAAHLSMKYGNVPVSAKAYANYGFIIGSLLGDYKSGYEFGLLAFNLSQKFNHLGQKSQASMLLGSFISVWCKPIADAVAMNAEGYEVGLAGGELQFAAYNLLGYVCNQVFQGVCLNQIWADIQTYLPFAKKTQNQLLIQTLTGVQLFISALSSTTEQSENKQTLSISNYQFIAACQVSQTFLALSVYYIYQMQLSCVYQDFIPGLKAKLAVEPILNSIVGFTTYSDYYFYSLLIGLNCGLEIDWQQIEFHQAKLKIWADNCPENFLHKYLLVQAEIDRIQGQTLAAIDNYDRAIYLAKINSYIPELGLANELAAKFYLNWGKEKIAQVYLQEAYYSYARWGAKAKINDLEKCYPQQLQPILQQQRINLNPQETIAIRTTSTSTINSSTRSSNISELIDFTSVMKAAQVISISLELDELITRLTEIILENSGAEKSVLILSQDDTWQVRAIAKLDQDKIQTTLNSQSLDNCEDVPVKLIYYVKNTQQTVVINNCKTDIPGVIGQYMLKYQPQSVLCTPIINQGHLVGILYLENQLTSEVFTCNQLLVTNFLCAQAATSLENARLYQLEKERFKILEIKTKILSFRGEIDSSLIRSATLREMLQTCTEIIMKHLDAAFARIWTVNPAENMLELQASAGLYTHIDGPHSRVPIGKFKIGLIAEQCLPHLTNDVMNDPRVGDKEWAKREGMRAFAGYPLMFNNQLLGVVAMFSRQRLTSDSLDALAAVASEIGIWIARNQSEYQLSQRSQELEQALQDLQHAQLKIIQSEKMSALGNLVAGVAHEMNNPLSFIAASLKHLKPTVADISAHLKLYQDSLPNPGEEILNHAEAIDLEYSLEDLPKIIDSMVMASDRLKTISTSLRIFSRADKDYKVPFNIHEGINSTILILKHRLKANAQRPEIEVITEYGDLPLIECFPGQINQVFMNILANAIDALDESSNGRSFAENKDKHHRIIIQILVKDERIQIKIVDNGLGISEDIKAKIFDHLFTTKEVGKGTGLGLAIARQIVEEKHAGTIRVNSVLNQGTEFIITLPIKLPS